The following coding sequences lie in one Rutidosis leptorrhynchoides isolate AG116_Rl617_1_P2 unplaced genomic scaffold, CSIRO_AGI_Rlap_v1 contig32, whole genome shotgun sequence genomic window:
- the LOC139882868 gene encoding uncharacterized protein: MFERLDRAFANNDWLRLFPDHSLINLTIGVSNHNPILLKILQQPSQRILRRFLFENAWLKEVDCDEVIKRSWLPGGTIQIGDKINNYNAVLGEWSSKLNMQFKEEKTRIYEKLRQAQGRSDMDSIVNEEKNKMNIVLEKEDTYWKQRAKVFWLQFGDLNTKYFHAQASSRKKLNTIPLLQSASGDLVSSEDDKVAIIREYFSNLYSKSSQIDYSIFEDLLADRCR; encoded by the coding sequence ATGTTTGAAAGATTGGATAGGGCTTTTGCTAATAATGATTGGTTGAGGTTGTTTCCCGATCATAGTCTCATAAATCTCACTATTGGTGTATCTAATCATAATCCAATACTATTGAAAATTCTGCAACAACCTTCTCAACGCATCCTTAGGCGATTTCTATTTGAGAATGCGTGGCTAAAGGAAGTGGATTGTGATGAAGTAATCAAGCGAAGTTGGCTACCAGGCGGAACTATACAGATTGGCGATAAAATAAATAACTACAACGCTGTGTTGGGTGAATGGAGTTCGAAGTTAAATATGCAGTTTAAGGAGGAAAAGACACGAATATATGAGAAATTGAGGCAAGCTCAAGGGCGAAGTGACATGGATTCTATTGTtaatgaagaaaaaaataaaatgaatATTGTGTTGGAGAAGGAAGATACGTACTGGAAGCAGCGAGCGAAGGTATTTTGGCTCCAATTTGGAGACTTGAATACTAAATATTTTCATGCCCAAGCTTCAAGCAGAAAGAAATTGAATACTATCCCTCTTCTTCAATCAGCTAGCGGTGATTTAGTTTCTTCAGAGGATGACAAGGTGGCAATTATAAGGGAATACTTCTCAAACCTGTATTCGAAAAGCAGTCAAATTGACTACTCCATTTTTGAAGATCTTTTAGCCGATCGTTGCAGATGA
- the LOC139882870 gene encoding uncharacterized protein, protein MEAGAVSSPTLFSRKNKQGFLSGSYKHEDCSDVQKELWDRSNALVLSWLLSTQTQGNSSITTYFNCLRSLWAELDSIKPLPIIDAEQAALLHAHYDEINLHQFLMGLNESYIAVRGQILLMNPVPALRNVYNMLIQDESQRSYSPSNNGLSHIVSDPTAMYSSAGSHASASKPRFAGTCDHCGIRGHKKSDCYKLVGFPPNFKFIKSKARAHNAVSDSPDPVADSRGSNTFVHTTADPFSFTPPPIFTPAQYSRLLSLIEQPTGSPAANSASLNAASTSSAPQEGNFQSWIIDSGATNHMVYNSNGLHNIQHAMTSQAVHLPNGNHASISHSGSLDILSDIQLKNILFVPSFHHNLLSVHKLAKESQCFLSFYPDFCLLQDIRTGMVKGIGREYKGLYYLKTQTQSSNVFSAAAASNPSDFATWHHRLGHLNSIFLSKLLVLNNIASNKIDVSSC, encoded by the exons ATGGAGGCTGGAGCCGTCAGTTCACCAACCTTGTTCTCACGAAAAAACAAACAAGGTTTCCTCTCAGGCAGCTACAAACACGAGGACTGTTCTGATGTCCAAAAAGAACTTTGGGATCGATCTAATGCCCTCGTTCTTTCATGGCTTTTGAG CACTCAGACTCAGGGTAATTCATCTATCACCACTTACTTCAATTGCTTGCGTTCTCTTTGGGCAGAACTTGATAGTATCAAGCCACTCCCCATCATTGATGCTGAACAAGCAGCACTTCTACATGCTCACTATGACGAAATTAATCTCCATCAATTCCTCATGGGCTTGAACGAGTCCTATATTGCTGTGAGAGGTCAAATTCTTCTCATGAATCCTGTGCCTGCTCTTCGCAACGTCTATAATATGTTGATTCAAGATGAATCTCAGAGATCATACTCACCTTCCAATAATGGATTGTCGCACATAGTCAGTGACCCAACTGCTATGTATTCTTCTGCTGGATCACATGCTTCTGCCTCTAAACCCAGGTTTGCTGGAACCTGTGATCATTGCGGCATTCGAGGACACAAAAAGAGTGATTGTTACAAGCTTGTGGGATTTCCACCAAATTTTAAGTTCATAAAATCAAAAGCAAGAGCTCACAATGCTGTTAGTGACTCACCTGATCCTGTTGCTGATTCCAGGGGTTCTAATACTTTTGTTCACACTACTGCTGATCCCTTTTCCTTTACGCCACCGCCAATTTTTACTCCAGCCCAGTATTCCAGGCTTCTCAGTCTCATCGAGCAACCTACAGGATCTCCAGCGGCCAATTCTGCCTCTTTGAATGCCGCATCCACCTCCTCTGCTCCACAGGAAGGTAATTTTCAATCCTGGATTATAGACAGCGGTGCAACCAATCACATGGTGTATAATTCAAATGGTTTGCATAATATTCAGCATGCAATGACATCACAGGCTGTGCATTTACCTAATGGAAATCATGCTAGTATATCTCATTCAGGATCTTTAGACATCTTATCCGACATACAACTCAAAAATATTTTGTTTGTCCCCTCTTTTCATCACAACTTGCTTTCTGTTCACAAATTAGCCAAAGAATCTCAGTGTTTCCTCTCATTCTATCCTGACTTTTGTCTATTACAGGATATCCGTACTGGGATGGTCAAGGGGATTGGTAGGGAATATAAGGGACTTTACTATCTAAAGACACAAACACAATCTAGCAATGTGTTCTCGGCTGCGGCTGCGAGCAATCCATCTGATTTCGCCACTTGGCATCATAGATTAGGACATTTAAAttccatttttctttcaaaattACTTGTTTTAAATAACATTGCTAGTAATAAAATTGATGTGTCTTCCTGCTAG
- the LOC139882872 gene encoding phosphoenolpyruvate carboxylase kinase 2, translated as MCESLKNSYQICEEIGRGRFGTISRCFSPSTNSFYAVKSIDKRRLTDAIDRECLENEPKILSLLSPHPNITQFFDLYEDADFLHMVIELCQPITLYDVVLRQKSLTETSAANYMKQILTAMAHFHGFGIVHRDIKPDNVLLDESNRVKLADFGSAEWLSEGRGTAAGVVGTPYYVAPEVVMGREYNEKVDVWSAGVVLYTLLAGIPPFYGETVTEIFESVLRGNLRFPTKFFRNVSSQAKDLLRKMICRDVNRRLSAEQALRHPWIVNAGASMD; from the exons ATGTGCGAATCCTTGAAGAACAGCTACCAAATCTGTGAAGAGATCGGAAGAGGCCGATTTGGAACCATCTCTCGTTGCTTCTCTCCGTCAACTAACAGTTTCTACGCCGTTAAATCTATCGATAAACGCCGCTTGACGGACGCAATCGATCGCGAGTGTCTCGAAAACGAGCCCAAGATCTTATCCCTCTTATCCCCACACCCAAACATCACCCAATTCTTCGATCTCTACGAAGACGCGGATTTCCTTCACATGGTAATCGAGCTCTGCCAGCCAATCACTCTCTACGACGTCGTGTTGAGACAGAAATCGTTAACGGAGACCTCCGCCGCCAATTACATGAAGCAGATATTAACGGCGATGGCTCACTTCCACGGCTTCGGAATCGTACACCGcgacataaagcccgataacgttTTGCTCGACGAGTCGAATCGGGTGAAATTGGCCGATTTCGGGTCGGCTGAGTGGCTGAGCGAAGGGCGGGGAACGGCGGCAGGCGTGGTTGGGACGCCGTACTACGTTGCGCCGGAAGTAGTGATGGGTAGGGAGTACAACGAGAAAGTTGACGTCTGGAGCGCCGGAGTTGTATTGTACACCCTGTTGGCGGGGATTCCGCCGTTTTACGGTGAGACGGTGACGGAGATTTTCGAGTCGGTTTTGAGAGGGAATCTCCGGTTTCCAACAAAATTTTTTAGAAACGTTTCGTCGCAAGCCAAGGACTTGTTGAGGAAGATGATCTGTCGAGATGTGAATAGAAGATTATCGGCTGAACAAGCACTAA GACATCCATGGATTGTAAATGCAGGAGCTTCAATGGACTGA